TTCCATCGTCTTTTCGATTCCAGTCTTACCGACAACATCGTTTGCCTCATACTTGCCATTGTCCGCATTCAATTCTTTTAATTCGCTTTCGGAAATCACTCCCGTATATCCCAAAATAGAAGAAAAATACTTTGCATCATTATATTTACGAAGAGAGTCTGCCTTAATGGAAACTCCCGGATATTCCTCCTCATGTTCCGAAATAGCAGCAATACTTTTATCGCTGATATTCGCTGCCACAGTAATCGGCGTTGTCTGTGAATAACGGTTCATAAATACATCATACCGCACCGACATGATCTTTAATGTATCCTCTGTAGAATAACTGTCCGAGATACCAAACATACTTCCCGTTCCCTGTGGACCACCTTTTCCGCTTCTCAGATATTCATACACTTCCTCCGGTGTAGAATTCAAATATTTCTCCGCTTTCTTTTTTTCATCACCGGACAGATTATCGATATTAGCAATTCCATAAATATCTTTTTTAAATCTCGTAAGCGCTGAGCCAGACACTGTAAATTTCAGCTTTCCCTTGCTGTTTACTGTCATAGGAAGGCTGTAATTTATCGTATCACCATTCTGCTCTAAAACCTTCACCAGCTTATAGATTACCTCATTTCTAACTTCATTCTCTGTTACTTTCGGACCATTCTTTCCATTTTTAGCTGTTCTCTCCTGGGCAATCTTACTCGTTTTTTCTGAATTCTCCAACGTCACTGTATAAGCCAGCTGATTATAAGCCAGTATCTTTCCCTTGCAATCGTATATATTTCCTCTTGCACCACTGATCTCAATCGTCTTCTTTATCTTATAGTTAAAATTCGCCAGATGTTCATCACCCTGTATGATCTGTAATACGAAAAGTCGATAGATTAAAACACAAAATAATGCCGTCAACAGTACTCCCATAATGATAATACGGTTGGAAAGCAGCTCTATAATCTGATTCTTTGTTTTTGCCTTATCCGTCTCCTGCTTTTTTTTGAATTTAAACAAAATCTGCACCCCGCTTTTCATTCTTTTCCAACCAGTCGTTTATTCTCAATAAAATCTGATAAAATACAAGACCTACCGCTACGGTATAAACTATTTCCGGAAGAATAATATTTTTAAGATAATAGACAATACGTAAATGATTATGTAACAATCCACAAAGAATATACATAATGACTCCATAGACTAGATCATTTACACCGATCAGGACAAGTGGAAGAATATTGTCATCTGAATAATAGATTCGATGAAAAAATCCATCTACAAAACCAAACATCATATATAAAAAAGCAAATCCACCGATTGTTGAGCCATAAAAAATATCCATCAAAAGCCCACTGAAAAATCCAACGATCATTCCTGGCTTCTGGCCTCTCATTACTGCTATTGAGGAAATAAAAATCAGTAATATATTCGGTGCGATTCCTGCCAGTTTAATCAACTCAAATACGGAAGTCTGCAATATAAAACAAATAAATACCAGTACTGCTGTCACTATTCCTCGTTTCATAATAAATCCCTTCTTACACAAATGGCGGAAAGAGAAATATCTGTACGATACCCTTATTTCCGCCTGATTTATCCTTTA
This Anaerobutyricum hallii DNA region includes the following protein-coding sequences:
- the mreD gene encoding rod shape-determining protein MreD, giving the protein MKRGIVTAVLVFICFILQTSVFELIKLAGIAPNILLIFISSIAVMRGQKPGMIVGFFSGLLMDIFYGSTIGGFAFLYMMFGFVDGFFHRIYYSDDNILPLVLIGVNDLVYGVIMYILCGLLHNHLRIVYYLKNIILPEIVYTVAVGLVFYQILLRINDWLEKNEKRGADFV